Proteins from a genomic interval of Thamnophis elegans isolate rThaEle1 chromosome 2, rThaEle1.pri, whole genome shotgun sequence:
- the LOC116503774 gene encoding zinc finger protein 850-like gives MEKPYKCGDCGKSFIRNSHLLRHKTTHTKEKAFECPDCGKSFSDNCSLVKHQKTHTGEKPFECTICGKSFSKNFNLVTHQRTHTGEKPFECPDCGKRFSWNSNLVRHQRTHTGEKPFECPLCGKSFSDNYSLVTHQRTHTGEEPIECPICGKSFSQNSNLVRHQRTHTGEKPFECPDCGRGFSLSSSLRTHQMTHTGEKPFECPICGKSFSDNSNLVTHQRTHTGEKPFECPICGKSFSQNSNLVTHQRTHTGEKPFECPDCGKGFSLSSSLRTHQRTHTGEKLFECLICWKRFSDNYCLVTHQRTHMGEKPIECLICGKSFSQNSNLVRHQRTHTGEKPFKCPDCGKGFSLSSSLRTHQRTHTGEKPFECPICEKSFSKNSNLLTHQRTHTGEKPFECPICGKTFNQNSNLVTHQRTHTGEKPFECLSCRKGFCDHSSLVKHQRTHTGEKTFECPDCGKSFNQNSSLVRHQRTHTGEKPFECPDCGKSFSDNSTLVKHQKTHTGEKPFECTICGKSFSKNSNLVTHQRTHTGEKPFECPICGKTFNQNSNLVTHQRTHTGEKPFECFSCRKGFCDHSSLVKHQRTHTGEKPFECHMCGKSFSDNSNLVRHQRTHTGDKPFKCPDCGKGFSLSSSLRIHQRTHTGEKPFECPICEKSFSKNSNLVIHQRTHTGEKPFECPICGKTFSQNSNLVTHQRTHTGEKPFECLSCRKGFCDHSSLVKHQRTHTGEKPFECHMCGKSFSDNSNLATHQRTHTGEKPFECPDCGRGFSQNSNLVAHQRTHTVEKSLNCRVCGHYFKHKSSLIAHKVIHMRKAR, from the coding sequence ATGGAGAAACCTTATAAGTGtggagattgtgggaaaagtttcattagAAATTCCCACCTCCTGAGACACAAgaccacacacacaaaagagaaaGCCTTTGAATGTCCggactgtgggaaaagctttagtgataattgcagcctggtgaaacaccagaagactcacacaggagagaaaccttttgaatgtactatctgtgggaaaagctttagcaaAAATTTcaatctggtgacacaccagaggactcacacaggagagaaaccctttgaatgtcctgactgtgggaaacgtttcagttggaattccaatctggtgagacaccagaggactcatacaggagagaaaccctttgaatgtccactttgtgggaaaagttttagtgatAATtacagcctggtgacacaccagaggactcacacaggagaggaacccattgaatgtcctatctgtgggaaaagctttagtcagaattccaatctggtgagacatcagaggactcacacaggagagaaacccttcgaatgtcctgattgtgggagagGTTTTAGTCTGAGTTCCAGCCTACGGACACACCagatgactcacacaggagagaaaccctttgaatgtcctatctgtgggaaaagctttagtgataattccaatctggtgacacaccagaggactcacacaggagagaaaccctttgaatgtcctatttgtgggaaaagctttagtcagaattccaatctggtgacacaccagaggactcatacaggagagaaaccctttgaatgtcctgattgtgggaaaggttttagtcTGAGTTCCAGCCTacggacacaccagaggactcatacaggagagaaactctTTGAATGTCTGATTTGTTGGAAACGTTTTAGTGACAATTActgcctggtgacacaccagaggactcacatggGAGAGAAACCCATTGAATGtcttatctgtgggaaaagctttagtcagaattccaatctggtgagacaccagaggactcacacaggagagaaacccttcaaatgtcctgattgtgggaaaggttttagtcTGAGTTCCAGCCTACgaacacaccagaggactcacacaggagagaaaccctttgaatgtcctatctgtgagaAAAGCTTTAGTAAAAATTCCAATCTgttgacacaccagaggactcacacaggagagaaaccctttgaatgtcctatttgtgggaaaacctttaatcagaattccaatctggtgacacaccagaggactcacacgggagagaaaccctttgaatgtctttcCTGTAGGAAAGGTTTCTGTGatcattccagcctggtgaaacaccagaggactcacacaggtgaGAAAACAttcgaatgtcctgattgtgggaaaagctttaatcagaattccagtctggtgagacaccagaggactcacacaggagagaaacccttcgagtgtcctgattgtgggaaaagcttcagtgATAATTCCACCCTGGTGAAGCACCagaagactcacacaggagagaaaccctttgaatgtactatctgtgggaaaagctttagtaaaaattccaatctggtgacacaccagaggactcacacaggagagaaaccctttgaatgtcctatttgtgggaaaacctttaatcagaattccaatctggtgacacaccagaggactcacacaggagagaaaccctttgaatgtttttCCTGTAGGAAAGGTTTCTGTGatcattccagcctggtgaaacaccagaggactcacacaggtgagaaaccatttgaatgtcatatgtgtgggaaaagctttagtgataattctaatttggtgagacaccagaggactcacacaggagataaacccttcaaatgtcctgattgtgggaaaggttttagtcTGAGTTCCAGCCTAcggatacaccagaggactcacacaggagagaaaccctttgaatgtcctatctgtgagaAAAGCTTTAGTAAAAATTCCaatctggtgatacaccagaggactcacacaggagagaaaccctttgaatgtcctatttgtgggaaaacctttagtcagaattccaatctggtgacacaccagaggactcacacaggagagaaaccctttgaatgtctttcCTGTAGGAAAGGTTTCTGTGatcattccagcctggtgaaacaccagaggactcacacaggtgagaaaccatttgaatgtcatatgtgtgggaaaagttttagtgatAATTCTAATCTGgcgacacaccagaggactcacacaggagagaaaccctttgaatgtcctgattgtgggagaggtttcagtcagaattccaatctggtggcacaccagaggactcacaccgtGGAGAAATCTTTGAATTGTCGAGTCTGTGGTCATTACTTCAAGCATAAATCATCCCTTATTGCACACAAGGTAATCCATATGAGGAAAGCTAGATGA